ATCGGTCCGTCGAGCACGATCTTGCCGTCGATCTCGTTGGCCGACAACGTGTGCATGATGTATTCCGGCTCGAAATCGGCCTCGATCCACTGCACCGGGCCATCGATGTCATCACGGCGGATCACCGCGATCACCGTCGGCAGGCTGGTGTCCCACCCATAGATTCCGCGCCCCTGGGCGATACGGGCCCGATCCTGCAGGAACGGCGCGAACGCAACGATCGCGTAGTTCTCGGTGATCCACATATCGTGGGCGATCGCGCAGTACGGGCCGTCATCGAGATGCTTGGTGCGCACGACACCGTCCAAAGTGACACAGTGCACGCTGATGAAGGGCTTGCGATCGCGGTAGGTGCAGCTCCACAGCTCCTCCTTCACGTCATCCCACTTCGGGTGCGGCCCGAACGCGCCGTCACCGAAGCACACCTTCTCGAACAGGCCGTCGGAGAGCTGACTGGACCACGGGACGATCCCCTTGGTCTCCAGGGTGATCGGATCCAAAGCGATCGGCGGACAGCCCTGCTCCGAAAGTGCCAAAACCTCACCGTTGAACGGCATCGCGTTGACAGCACCGACACCCTGCGGGATGCCGGCGTTATGCTCGTCGCGGATCGCGTCCCCCAGACCCCAGCCCCGCCAGTCCCCGAATTCGCCATCGGCATAGGAGAACAACGACCGGCCCGCACGCTCCTCGGCGACGAACTTCGGCGTGCGCACCCAGCGGTTGCGGAACTCGACCTTGCCGTCCCGAAACACCAGGCCCTGCACCATGCCGTCGATGGTGTAGACGGATTCGAGGCCCTGCTTGTTCGGGCGGCGCCAGGTCGGTCCGTTGCGGTAGAAACCACCCTCCAGCCCGTCGGGCAGTTCACCGGAGACGATGCAGTCCTCGATCGTGGCTTCAAAGCGCATGGGCCGGAAGGGGCCTCGCTGATTCTCCGGGACACCCATGATAATCCGCCTTTGCTCATGCAACGCAGAATCGACCGGTGCCGGCTGCGTCGTCAATAGAATTATTGACAGCACCGGTCCCGACTGTCAAGACCATGGCCGACTGCAGGAGGTGCTCAACTCACGGGAGTCAGGACGAATATCGGGATCTGCCGATCGGTATTACGCTGGTAGTCAGCGTAATCCGGCCAGCCGCCACCGCGCGTTCCCACCAGAACTCCTTTTCGGCACCGTGAACCTCCCGGGCGTCATAGTCCGCACTGACCGTTCCATCCTGCAACTCGACGCGGGGGTTCTTCGCGACGTTGTAGTACCAGACCGGGTGTTTGGGTGCGCCACCCAATGAGGCGACGATCGCGTAGCAGCCGTCGCACTCGACTCGCATCAACGGAACCTTGCGCAACTTACCGGTTTTGGCTCCCACACTCGTCAACAGGACCACCCGCTTGCCTTTCAGTACCGCGCCCCGAGTTCCGCCGGATTCCAGGTACTCCTCGGCATTTTCGCGGGCCCAGTCCCACGCGCATGGCTCATATTCTCCGACAAGTGGCATACCGCGAGCATAGCGACCGATCACCGCCCTGATCGGCGTTTGCCGATCACAGACAAAGCGAATATTGCTATCTACCAACGCCTTACGTCATGCGATGAGACCGAGTTGCTGAGCCCGACTGGCGGCTTCCGCACGATTGCGCACGCCCAGTTTCCGATAGACGGCACTCGCGTGTTGCTTGACCGTCCACCGCGACAAGTTCAGCCGCGTCGCCACTTCCGGATTACTCAGCCCGGAGGCGACGTGCTGCAGAACATCGAGTTCACGTCTGGACAGGCGGGCCGCGGCGACGGTCGGCGGCTTCGGGAACGCCCGGCCACCCTCCGCGACACGTCTGATCGCGTCGACCATCGCCTCCGACGGCATCAGCTTCGGCAGGGAGGCCACCGCCCCGTGTTTCACGGCCAACGCGGCCGACAGGGGTGCTTCCTCCGACATCAACACCACCTTGATCTCGGGCATCCGCTCCGCCAGCGTGCGGCACAGGGTGAAGCCCGACCGCCCCGCCAAGGAGGTACTGATCAGGACCAGTTGGGGCCGACGCCGCTGCACCACCTGCCAGGCGGCGGCCGCAGACGCCGCCACCAGGCAGGTGGCCACCCACGGCTGTCCCGCCAGGACTGCACGCACGCCGGCGCCCAACAACGGATGTTCGTCGACCACCAGAACCCGCTGCGGCCCAATGTGATCGAGCAACGGTGTGCGCGCATCCGGTCCGGTGCCGACGAGGCCGACCGAACCGGCATCGCGCCCTTCCGTGGACATGGAGATACCCTTCCTGATCGAGCAACCGTCGACTGCGACAGCTCTCGCGCCAAAACTGAAGTCAGTCGTCGTAGACGATGACGCCGCGCAGATTCTTACCGTCCTTCATATCGCTGAAGGCCTGGTTGATGTCTTCGAGTCGATAGGTCTGCGTGATGAGCTCGTCGAGCTTGAGCTTCCCGCCGCGGTACAGATCGCAGATCCGCGGGACGTCATTGCGCGCGATGGTGTCGCCGTAGAGCGAGCCTTGCAGTCGCTTTCCGGACATGGCCACCGAGAACAAGTTGATCTGGACGTCCATCTGTGTCGCTGGAGCCGCCGAGGTCAGCACCATCACCCCGCCGGGGCGAGTCATCGCTTCGGCACCGGCCAGCAGATCGCCGGCCAGCACGCCGACGGTGATGATCACCCGATGGGCCCCTTGGCCATTCGTCAGTTGCGCCAGAATCGGCGCCGCTTCCTCGATGCTGGACACTGCGTGGGTGGCGCCGAATTCCTTGGCCTTGTCCCTCTTGAACGCCACCGGGTCGATCGCGATGATGTCGCGGGCGCCCTTGTGCACCGCACCCTGGACCGCGTTGATCCCGACCCCGCCGATGCCGAGGATGACAACAGTGTCACCGAGCTGCATATCG
This region of Mycolicibacterium diernhoferi genomic DNA includes:
- a CDS encoding carotenoid oxygenase family protein; the encoded protein is MRFEATIEDCIVSGELPDGLEGGFYRNGPTWRRPNKQGLESVYTIDGMVQGLVFRDGKVEFRNRWVRTPKFVAEERAGRSLFSYADGEFGDWRGWGLGDAIRDEHNAGIPQGVGAVNAMPFNGEVLALSEQGCPPIALDPITLETKGIVPWSSQLSDGLFEKVCFGDGAFGPHPKWDDVKEELWSCTYRDRKPFISVHCVTLDGVVRTKHLDDGPYCAIAHDMWITENYAIVAFAPFLQDRARIAQGRGIYGWDTSLPTVIAVIRRDDIDGPVQWIEADFEPEYIMHTLSANEIDGKIVLDGPIFDSPPFMTDELFTPGGPFIPFWQVSTSRVGRWVLDLQAGRATSEHLGDTPVELPKIDERFWGKPYEWGFYTAGERVKDGMRMNTVMRRNVHTGKEDSYTIKHDRPVGVYESVFVPRTPDAPEGDGYLITPVSYFNERHTDFMVFNADDLPSGPVAKVVLPFAVGWTPHGHWMDFR
- a CDS encoding response regulator transcription factor is translated as MSTEGRDAGSVGLVGTGPDARTPLLDHIGPQRVLVVDEHPLLGAGVRAVLAGQPWVATCLVAASAAAAWQVVQRRRPQLVLISTSLAGRSGFTLCRTLAERMPEIKVVLMSEEAPLSAALAVKHGAVASLPKLMPSEAMVDAIRRVAEGGRAFPKPPTVAAARLSRRELDVLQHVASGLSNPEVATRLNLSRWTVKQHASAVYRKLGVRNRAEAASRAQQLGLIA
- a CDS encoding NDMA-dependent alcohol dehydrogenase, yielding MKTKGALLWEPGTNSGWSVEEIEIDPPKQHEVLVKLAASGICHSDNHFDDGVIPIPFAPLLGGHEGAGVIVEVGPGVTDLAVGDHVVMSFLPACGHCDLCASGRGNLCVLGAGILGGVAPDGTHRVHARGQGVGCMSYLGTFAPYVCAPRNSVTKIGKDIPLDKAALIGCGVPTGWGSSVYAADMQLGDTVVILGIGGVGINAVQGAVHKGARDIIAIDPVAFKRDKAKEFGATHAVSSIEEAAPILAQLTNGQGAHRVIITVGVLAGDLLAGAEAMTRPGGVMVLTSAAPATQMDVQINLFSVAMSGKRLQGSLYGDTIARNDVPRICDLYRGGKLKLDELITQTYRLEDINQAFSDMKDGKNLRGVIVYDD